Part of the Epinephelus fuscoguttatus linkage group LG24, E.fuscoguttatus.final_Chr_v1 genome, GAGTTTAGGCTTTGAGGCACCTTTGTCCAATTGTCTTCATTCAGGCACTACACTCTTAGGGGTCATTGTGTGTCAGTGAACTGCTGACTCAGCTGTCGCTGACACCCTGCTTTCAGAGATGATTCTTTTAGGGAGacattttcttcctttttcccAGTGGACATCCGTTGCCGTACCTCGTTCTCTTGACTCAGTAAAGGTGTTCTGGGCCTTCAGATAAAACAAGGTATTAGTCGGTTTCCAAATCACTCTGAACAACAATGATGACAAACATGCTGACTATGAACACATAATGGTCCATGAAGAGTACAGTGTATCATGGTTGACTTCACAAATATGTTAACACATTAGTTAGGGAGGTACAGATGAAAgcacaaatgaaaaatgaataaagtgacTTACTCTTCAGtgtctttggttgttttttgtggtGTCTTGTTCTTCTCAGAGTCTCTGTGTGACACACTGAAGGATTTAAGAAAAGTCAGTGctgaacaaacatttatttgtgGGTTTTGTCTGAAAAGATCTCAGTCAGTCATTATTATATTAACTGTGAGACACTGGTGTTACAACAAGACAGGTGTTTAAAGTTTATAATTACCAGTTGCGATGTTTTTGAATAAGCAGGCTGGCAATAATGATAGCAACACAAACAAAGGACATGACCACGACCAACACAATGATCAAAGTGACATCtgtgagaagagaggaaaattaGTAACACTCAACATTCATAAAGCAACTACAGATCAAATGGTGATACTGACACGAGACCACATAAAGGTTCACTTAGTGAAATCACCTTTGTCAGACGCAGATTCCTCATTGGATCTTTGGAAGTGTTTCTCACCATCAGCAGACGACAGTGTGACCTCAGGAATCATGGTAAACATCTCTATCTGAGGACCAGAGAGCACTCGCACTGCACATCCAACCTgtgtgctgttgccatggagacgaGGTAGCACGGCTGTAGCGGTGACAGTGACTGTAGCGTTGGTGTTGGTGACACTGGTAGAGTTGTAGTGAGGGACAGTCAGTGTTACTGTGGGAGCAGGTCGACCTGTGGCCGAGCAGGACACAACTGCCTCTTCAGGAGAGTTTGATTCTCTGACATGTAGAACGGGTTCatgcagctctgcacacaccacacatttaaaaacatcacatcaaGTTTTTACAGGCCAGACTTTAAGGATGATGGAGATGTCTTTAATAACACTGTAAGGTTCTTACCATAGAGTTGGAGGCAGGTTGAACCAGTGAGAGCTCCGTCAGGGAAAGTGCTGTACACACACCGATAGCATCCTTCATCTTCCTCCGTCACCCTCCTGATAACTATGGAACAGTTCTGCAGTCCAGCATATTTAAACTCCACATTATCCTGAAAACCATCATTCACTTTCTCACCAAAGTATTTGTTGTAAGATGCAAGATTCTTCACCCCCTCAGGTAAAACTTTCTGCCATGACACTTGACGAATATCTTTAGGTTGCATCAGCTGACAGTTTAAGCAGGCTTTGTCTCCCACTGCTGCCATCACAGTCTGCTCAGTCTCTATCACAGCTGCTAGACCTGCAGGGAGGAAATGAACTGACAGTTATGTGGGGAAAcaactgtgtgtctctgtaacAGATCTCTGCTGGCTGCTCGGCATTGTGACTTGTAATTCAATAAGCAACTACGAGTCAGTGATTAAATCTGACAAGCTAGCTTAATGGAAAGCACTCTAATATTAATGCTATTAACTGAACAGTGTTATCACGTGTGAATGCAGTTTAACCTGTTCAAAACAAATGGCTTTAAAAGCAACCAATACGTGAAATATTATGTgcaatattatttatatttcctACCTTTCTGACAGACCCCCGACACAAAAAGGAGACACAGGACTGCACCGTTAGCCATGTTGTTGCTAAAAGAGCGGTTAAGATTCAAAGCGGCAGGTGAGGAGGTCGGTTAAACCATTATCTCTGTGCGTGGGTGTCACTATAAAAAATACCATAAGGTAGTCCctagaaaatatatatat contains:
- the LOC125885179 gene encoding OX-2 membrane glycoprotein-like isoform X1 — translated: MANGAVLCLLFVSGVCQKGLAAVIETEQTVMAAVGDKACLNCQLMQPKDIRQVSWQKVLPEGVKNLASYNKYFGEKVNDGFQDNVEFKYAGLQNCSIVIRRVTEEDEGCYRCVYSTFPDGALTGSTCLQLYELHEPVLHVRESNSPEEAVVSCSATGRPAPTVTLTVPHYNSTSVTNTNATVTVTATAVLPRLHGNSTQVGCAVRVLSGPQIEMFTMIPEVTLSSADGEKHFQRSNEESASDKDVTLIIVLVVVMSFVCVAIIIASLLIQKHRNCVSHRDSEKNKTPQKTTKDTEEPRTPLLSQENEVRQRMSTGKKEENVSLKESSLKAGCQRQLSQQFTDTQ
- the LOC125885179 gene encoding OX-2 membrane glycoprotein-like isoform X2 — translated: MANGAVLCLLFVSGFCQKGLAAVIETEQTVMAAVGDKACLNCQLMQPKDIRQVSWQKVLPEGVKNLASYNKYFGEKVNDGFQDNVEFKYAGLQNCSIVIRRVTEEDEGCYRCVYSTFPDGALTGSTCLQLYELHEPVLHVRESNSPEEAVVSCSATGRPAPTVTLTVPHYNSTSVTNTNATVTVTATAVLPRLHGNSTQVGCAVRVLSGPQIEMFTMIPEVTLSSADGEKHFQRSNEESASDKDVTLIIVLVVVMSFVCVAIIIASLLIQKHRNCVSHRDSEKNKTPQKTTKDTEEPRTPLLSQENEVRQRMSTGKKEENVSLKESSLKAGCQRQLSQQFTDTQ
- the LOC125885179 gene encoding OX-2 membrane glycoprotein-like isoform X3; amino-acid sequence: MANGAVLCLLFVSGFCQKGLAAVIETQQTVMAAVGEEALLNCQLMQPKDVRQVSWQKVLPEGEQNLASYNKYIGQKVNDGFRDKVEFKDAGLQNCSIVIRRVTEEDEGCYQCLYSTFPDGAFIARTCLQLYELHEPVLHVRESNSPEEAVVSCSATGRPAPTVTLTVPHYNSTSVTNTNATVTVTATAVLPRLHGNSTQVGCAVRVLSGPQIEMFTMIPEVTLSSADGEKHFQRSNEESASDKDVTLIIVLVVVMSFVCVAIIIASLLIQKHRNCVSHRDSEKNKTPQKTTKDTEEPRTPLLSQENEVRQRMSTGKKEENVSLKESSLKAGCQRQLSQQFTDTQ